One window of the Parasphingopyxis algicola genome contains the following:
- the secA gene encoding preprotein translocase subunit SecA: MFGGIAKSLFGSSNDRYLKKLDKIVAQINALEPEIQALNDDQLKAQTPKLKERFAGGETLDDILPEAFATVREAAMRTLGQRHYDVQMLGGIVLHRGEIAEMATGEGKTLVATLPVYLNALEGKGVHVVTVNDYLARRDAEWMGEVYRFLGLEVGVIVPNLPEEERRAAYAADITYGTNNEFGFDYLRDNMKYTRAQMVHRPFNFAIVDEVDSILIDEARTPLIISGPTEDKSELYMGVDAVVKQFDEEDYELDEKQRAVTLTEDGTEKAERMLEEAGLLEGANLYDYENTLVVHHLQQALRANTLQKRDKDYLVKDDEIIIIDEFTGRMMEGRRWSDGLHQAVEAKEGVPIKPENQTLASITFQNYFRMYPKLAGMTGTALTEAPEFFDIYKMNVTVIPTNKPIQRIDDTDEFYKDEMDKFAAIAKAIGEASKKGQPVLVGTVSIEKSELLSEFLNKEKVEHAVLNARQHEREAHIVAQAGRIGAVTIATNMAGRGTDIQLGGNVEFRIGDELADMPDGPERDKAIEQIKAEVAAEKEKVKEAGGLFVLATERHESRRIDNQLRGRSGRQGDPGLSRFYLSLDDDLLRIFGPQTMFAKMVRSNLEEGEAIVSPWVAKAIETAQKKVEARNYDIRKQVVEYDDVMNDQRKVIYEQRGDIMDAEGVDDIVVDMRQETVNGIVADHCPHGTYPEQWDVDGLKKQVDEVLGLQPTIDDWMKEDEVAPDLLEERLLELADRQVEEKSKDIPAEDWVGVEKSILLQNLDVQWKEHLSTLDALRQVVNLRSYAQKKPIDEYKREAFAMFQQMLVNIREEVTKTLAFATFTRAEPPPLPELPDFITTHIDPLTGEDNSADIDGGDLGLVTTKLPPRQSAAPRLDEMAAGNADEWQGKVSRNAPCPCGSGRKFKHCHGALR, from the coding sequence ATGTTTGGCGGCATTGCCAAATCACTATTCGGATCGAGCAACGATCGGTATCTCAAGAAACTCGACAAAATCGTCGCGCAGATCAATGCGCTGGAGCCGGAAATCCAGGCGCTGAACGACGATCAGCTCAAGGCGCAGACGCCCAAACTCAAGGAACGGTTTGCCGGCGGCGAAACGCTCGACGATATCCTGCCCGAAGCCTTTGCGACGGTACGCGAGGCGGCGATGCGGACATTGGGTCAGCGCCATTACGACGTGCAGATGCTCGGCGGTATCGTGCTCCATCGCGGCGAAATCGCGGAGATGGCGACCGGCGAGGGCAAGACGCTGGTCGCGACCTTGCCCGTCTATCTGAACGCGCTCGAGGGCAAGGGTGTCCATGTCGTGACGGTCAACGACTATCTGGCCCGGCGCGACGCCGAATGGATGGGCGAGGTCTACCGCTTCCTCGGTCTCGAGGTCGGCGTGATCGTTCCGAACCTGCCGGAAGAGGAGCGCCGCGCGGCCTATGCGGCCGATATCACCTACGGCACGAACAACGAATTCGGGTTCGATTATCTGCGCGACAATATGAAATATACGCGCGCGCAGATGGTCCACCGGCCGTTCAACTTCGCGATTGTCGACGAGGTCGACTCGATCCTGATCGACGAGGCGCGGACGCCGCTGATCATTTCCGGGCCCACCGAGGACAAGTCGGAACTCTATATGGGCGTCGATGCGGTCGTGAAGCAGTTCGACGAGGAGGATTACGAGCTCGACGAGAAGCAGCGCGCGGTTACGCTCACTGAAGACGGCACCGAAAAGGCCGAGCGCATGCTCGAGGAAGCCGGCCTGCTTGAAGGCGCCAATCTCTACGATTACGAGAACACGCTGGTCGTTCACCACCTGCAACAGGCGCTGCGCGCCAACACGCTGCAGAAGCGCGACAAGGATTATCTGGTCAAGGATGACGAGATCATCATCATCGACGAATTTACCGGGCGGATGATGGAAGGTCGCCGCTGGTCCGACGGTCTCCACCAAGCGGTCGAGGCCAAGGAAGGCGTGCCGATCAAGCCGGAAAACCAGACCTTGGCGTCGATCACCTTCCAGAATTATTTCCGCATGTATCCGAAGCTCGCGGGCATGACGGGTACCGCGCTGACCGAAGCGCCCGAATTTTTCGACATCTACAAGATGAACGTGACGGTCATCCCGACCAACAAGCCGATCCAGCGGATCGACGATACCGACGAATTCTACAAGGACGAGATGGACAAGTTCGCGGCGATCGCCAAGGCGATCGGCGAAGCGAGCAAAAAAGGCCAGCCGGTGCTGGTCGGCACGGTTTCGATCGAGAAGTCCGAATTGCTGTCCGAATTCCTCAACAAGGAAAAGGTCGAGCATGCCGTCCTCAATGCACGGCAGCATGAGCGCGAGGCGCATATCGTGGCGCAGGCGGGGCGTATCGGCGCGGTGACGATCGCCACCAACATGGCCGGTCGCGGCACCGACATCCAGCTCGGCGGCAATGTCGAGTTTCGCATCGGCGACGAGCTGGCCGATATGCCGGACGGGCCAGAACGCGACAAGGCGATCGAGCAGATCAAGGCCGAAGTCGCGGCGGAAAAGGAAAAGGTGAAGGAAGCCGGCGGCCTGTTCGTGCTGGCCACGGAGCGGCATGAGAGCCGCCGCATCGACAACCAGCTGCGCGGCCGTTCGGGGCGCCAGGGCGATCCGGGCCTGTCCCGATTCTATCTGTCGCTCGACGACGATCTTTTGCGTATTTTCGGGCCGCAGACGATGTTCGCCAAGATGGTCCGCAGCAACCTGGAAGAGGGCGAGGCGATCGTCAGCCCCTGGGTCGCCAAGGCGATCGAGACGGCGCAGAAGAAGGTCGAGGCGCGCAACTATGATATCCGCAAGCAGGTCGTCGAATATGACGATGTCATGAATGACCAGCGCAAGGTCATCTACGAGCAGCGCGGCGACATCATGGATGCCGAGGGTGTCGACGATATCGTCGTCGACATGCGGCAGGAAACGGTCAACGGTATCGTGGCCGACCATTGCCCGCACGGTACCTATCCCGAACAATGGGATGTCGATGGCCTCAAGAAACAGGTCGACGAGGTTCTCGGGCTCCAGCCGACGATCGACGATTGGATGAAGGAGGACGAGGTCGCTCCGGATTTGCTCGAGGAACGGCTGCTCGAACTCGCCGACCGGCAGGTCGAGGAAAAATCGAAGGATATCCCGGCCGAGGACTGGGTGGGGGTCGAAAAGAGCATCCTCCTCCAGAATCTCGATGTGCAGTGGAAGGAGCATCTCTCGACGCTCGACGCGCTGCGCCAGGTCGTGAACCTGCGTTCCTATGCCCAGAAGAAGCCGATCGACGAGTATAAGCGCGAAGCCTTTGCGATGTTCCAGCAGATGCTGGTCAATATCCGCGAGGAAGTGACGAAAACGCTGGCCTTCGCGACCTTTACCCGGGCCGAGCCGCCGCCCTTGCCGGAGCTGCCCGACTTCATCACGACCCATATCGATCCGCTGACCGGCGAGGATAACAGCGCCGATATCGACGGCGGCGATCTCGGTCTCGTCACGACGAAACTGCCGCCGCGCCAATCCGCTGCGCCGCGCCTCGACGAAATGGCGGCCGGCAACGCGGACGAATGGCAGGGCAAGGTGAGCCGCAATGCGCCATGCCCGTGCGGGTCGGGCCGGAAGTTCAAACATTGCCACGGGGCGCTGAGATAG
- a CDS encoding energy transducer TonB gives MKNFSIGMAIALAANSAWTSPALAQAEPSPAMPLGNPGSWITTADYPPMALRLEEEGIASFRLRIGVDGKVKECTITSSTGSELLDEQTCGALTFRARFRPARDADGNPTEGSYSSSVRWEIPSRSGGGNEDLSLSMRPSANLAEFVVDFAADGTVAGCELIAVEPANGLAETIQNQFCQQYEYSGFQVTPYTDDDGNPVSRRARIRFSTTIEEIPESEAGQ, from the coding sequence ATGAAGAATTTCTCGATCGGTATGGCCATTGCGTTGGCCGCCAACAGTGCATGGACCAGCCCGGCATTGGCTCAGGCAGAGCCATCGCCAGCCATGCCGTTAGGCAATCCCGGATCCTGGATCACCACCGCCGATTATCCGCCTATGGCACTTAGGCTTGAGGAAGAAGGGATAGCGAGTTTTCGTTTGCGGATCGGCGTTGATGGCAAGGTGAAAGAATGCACGATTACCTCGTCCACAGGCTCTGAACTTCTCGATGAACAAACATGCGGAGCGCTCACTTTTCGGGCACGGTTTAGACCGGCGAGAGATGCGGATGGGAACCCAACCGAAGGATCATATTCCAGTTCTGTGAGATGGGAGATTCCATCGCGATCGGGCGGTGGTAATGAAGACCTATCGCTGAGCATGAGGCCGTCGGCGAACCTGGCCGAGTTTGTCGTCGATTTCGCTGCGGATGGAACGGTCGCAGGCTGCGAGCTTATCGCGGTTGAGCCTGCGAATGGATTGGCGGAGACGATACAGAACCAATTCTGCCAACAATATGAATATTCAGGATTTCAGGTAACGCCTTATACGGACGATGATGGCAATCCGGTTTCAAGGCGAGCCCGAATACGCTTCAGCACGACGATCGAGGAAATCCCAGAGAGCGAAGCGGGGCAATAA
- the argJ gene encoding bifunctional glutamate N-acetyltransferase/amino-acid acetyltransferase ArgJ: MDTIGIGFPDMSALEGMQIRVSRAEYKDWDRHDLTFIKLEGNTTVAGVTTRSKCPSPEIEWCRDALAHGEARALVVNAGNANAFTGNRGRAAVEAIAAKAAAHLDCAPHEIFIASTGVIGEPLPIDKAEAGIEAAFSADEASWEDAARAIGTTDTFPKGATASAVIGDTTVQISGIVKGSGMIAPDMATMLGFLFTDAAIDAAFLQEMLNRAVAKTFNCITVDSDTSTSDTVLMFATGQAGNAPLAGPDDLGADAFVAALEAVCLGLAQLVVRDGEGATKFIEIAVEGAESDASARRIALSVANSPLVKTAIAGEDANWGRVVMAVGKAGEPADRDRLSIRFGATQVAENGLAVEGYDEAPVAAHLTGDEIEIGIDVGIGEGRATVWTCDLTHGYITINADYRT; encoded by the coding sequence ATGGACACCATTGGTATCGGCTTTCCAGATATGTCTGCGCTTGAGGGTATGCAGATCCGCGTTTCGCGCGCGGAATATAAGGATTGGGATCGCCATGACCTCACTTTCATCAAGTTAGAGGGAAACACCACCGTCGCTGGTGTGACGACACGTTCAAAATGTCCGTCCCCGGAAATCGAATGGTGCCGCGACGCGCTGGCGCACGGCGAGGCGCGCGCACTCGTCGTCAATGCGGGAAACGCGAACGCCTTTACGGGCAATCGGGGCCGCGCCGCGGTCGAGGCGATCGCGGCGAAAGCAGCGGCGCATCTCGATTGCGCGCCGCACGAGATATTCATTGCCTCGACCGGGGTAATCGGCGAGCCGTTGCCCATCGACAAGGCGGAAGCCGGGATCGAGGCCGCGTTCTCGGCCGACGAAGCCAGCTGGGAGGATGCGGCGCGGGCCATCGGCACGACCGACACCTTTCCGAAAGGCGCGACAGCCAGCGCCGTGATCGGCGATACGACTGTCCAGATCAGCGGCATCGTCAAGGGATCGGGCATGATCGCGCCCGACATGGCGACGATGCTCGGTTTCCTTTTTACCGATGCGGCGATCGACGCCGCTTTCCTGCAGGAGATGCTGAACCGCGCCGTCGCGAAAACCTTCAACTGCATCACGGTCGACAGCGACACGTCGACATCGGACACGGTGCTGATGTTCGCAACGGGCCAGGCCGGCAACGCTCCGCTCGCCGGACCCGACGACCTGGGCGCAGACGCCTTTGTCGCCGCGCTGGAGGCCGTCTGCCTCGGCCTCGCCCAGCTCGTCGTGCGCGACGGCGAAGGCGCGACCAAATTCATCGAGATCGCTGTGGAGGGCGCGGAAAGCGACGCGAGCGCCCGGCGCATCGCGCTCTCGGTCGCCAATTCGCCGCTCGTGAAAACCGCGATCGCCGGCGAAGATGCCAATTGGGGCCGGGTCGTGATGGCCGTCGGCAAGGCGGGCGAACCGGCCGACCGGGACCGGCTCTCGATCCGCTTCGGCGCGACGCAGGTGGCCGAAAACGGTCTCGCGGTCGAAGGGTATGACGAAGCGCCCGTCGCCGCGCACCTGACGGGCGACGAGATCGAGATAGGCATCGATGTGGGGATCGGCGAGGGCCGGGCCACGGTTTGGACCTGCGATCTCACCCATGGCTATATCACGATCAACGCCGACTACCGGACATGA
- a CDS encoding inositol monophosphatase family protein, giving the protein MSAHRFHAPVSALLRETAETIVMPRFQALAAHEIAEKSPGDIVTVADHESEERLSAALAAICPEARIVGEEAAVENPAMLDELGEGMVWLVDPLDGTTNFSEGVTPFAIMVALLVDGETEAGWIYDPVARRMCHAHRGNGAFVDGRSIRARPTGEPRPIAALGVHFLSEDERAGLERRAGGKLRIVAIPRCAGEQYPRLALGENDMTLFARSWPYDHAPGALLLAEAGGKTAWPDGTLYTPTKRRPGLLSAATPQLWDQAAEILFG; this is encoded by the coding sequence ATGAGCGCCCATCGTTTTCACGCGCCGGTTTCCGCCCTGTTGCGCGAAACCGCCGAGACCATCGTCATGCCGCGCTTTCAAGCTTTGGCGGCGCACGAAATCGCCGAGAAATCGCCCGGCGACATCGTCACGGTCGCCGATCACGAGAGCGAGGAGCGGTTGTCCGCGGCGCTGGCGGCGATCTGCCCGGAAGCCCGGATCGTCGGCGAGGAAGCCGCCGTCGAAAATCCCGCGATGCTCGACGAGCTCGGCGAAGGGATGGTCTGGCTCGTCGACCCGCTCGACGGCACGACCAATTTTTCCGAAGGCGTGACGCCGTTCGCGATCATGGTCGCGCTGCTCGTCGATGGCGAAACCGAAGCGGGCTGGATTTACGATCCGGTAGCGCGGCGCATGTGCCACGCCCATCGCGGCAACGGCGCCTTTGTCGACGGCAGGAGCATCCGCGCCCGACCGACCGGCGAGCCCCGGCCGATCGCCGCGCTCGGCGTGCATTTCCTGTCGGAAGACGAACGCGCCGGCCTTGAGCGCCGCGCGGGCGGAAAACTGCGGATCGTCGCGATTCCGCGCTGCGCCGGCGAACAATATCCGCGGCTCGCACTCGGCGAAAACGACATGACGCTGTTTGCCCGCTCCTGGCCCTATGACCATGCGCCGGGCGCGCTATTGCTGGCCGAAGCGGGGGGCAAGACCGCCTGGCCGGACGGCACGCTCTACACGCCAACGAAAAGGCGGCCGGGATTGCTCTCGGCCGCCACGCCGCAGCTCTGGGATCAGGCCGCGGAAATCCTGTTCGGTTAG
- the trxA gene encoding thioredoxin TrxA: MTTKPVTDGSFEQDVLNADGPVLVDFWAEWCGPCKMIGPALEELSDEMSDQVTIAKINIDENPEAAAKYGVRSIPTMLIFKGGEKHAEKVGAAPKMQLKQWIESAVAA; this comes from the coding sequence ATGACAACCAAGCCGGTAACCGATGGAAGTTTCGAACAGGATGTCCTCAACGCCGATGGCCCCGTCCTCGTCGATTTCTGGGCCGAATGGTGCGGCCCGTGCAAGATGATCGGCCCGGCGCTCGAGGAACTGTCGGATGAAATGTCCGACCAGGTGACGATCGCCAAGATCAATATCGACGAAAATCCGGAAGCCGCCGCCAAATATGGCGTGCGCAGCATTCCGACCATGCTGATCTTCAAGGGCGGCGAAAAGCACGCGGAAAAGGTCGGGGCGGCGCCGAAGATGCAGCTCAAGCAGTGGATCGAGAGCGCGGTCGCTGCATAA
- the addA gene encoding double-strand break repair helicase AddA, which produces MPKRLSPLYPLTGEQRAASDPDALAWLSASAGTGKTQVLTARVMRLLLSGVDPASILCLTFTKAGAAEMADRIHARLAHWVRLKSPLLAAELRALGEAHDPDSVEYARQLFARVLDATGGGLRIQTIHAFAQSLLAAFPAEARIVPGFRPIEGREQSLLMRETLAAMLVAAEERADGALIADVQQLSRRLGEEGAEGFLQRCAHSLEAMVGLGATELFGDVLRRALDVPLGDIDAAIVEACSDEAFDIAALRRIAAANRDWGTKTGLANADMLAGWLAADAETRALQLPELRGIWATKQGDLRKFSAKLLDSDPEYAQLCTELDAAVAGLLALRIKAEFADFAAAALRAGRMFAEDYAIGKRRAGVLDFDDMIRLTRFLLGQEGIGEWVRYKLDRSIDHILVDEAQDTNVAQWSIIEGLSAEFFETDPDSADAAHRTIFAVGDFKQAIFGFQGTNPQAFEDAKQAFAAHIAERERELRDLSLDKSYRSSPPILELVDAVMDGIGGAAIGLPGGLRSHVSAHGGRPGRVTLLKPVRGEAVDDADPGEEGWLADAKLALARKMAKQVKDWLAEGPDQLWLASKGRALRPEDVLILVRSRGELASLLVARLHEEGVPVAGVDRLMLTDPLAIQDLLAALRFALQPEDDLNFANLLVSPLIGWSQDQLYRLARNRKSSLWSALRDEIDNENQEFAGLGDTRLAVNEILDQADFVTPYQLLESILSGPIHGRKKLLARLGEEARDPIEELLNAALLFEADNPPSLQHFLDWFDRGDAEIKRDPAAPLDAVRVMTVHGAKGLQAPLVILADATFDPDLARSRTVDFSVADDRPAIPLPHPRRAEQVDALADAVERQKTADREEHWRLLYVALTRAEEQLVIGGSLGPRNKDGAPQDSWYAAVERAMDRFDGDWQESDLWQGVSLFDGAAVSKASPRTAASRRSVVADLAKPEWLEQPAPQEERPPRPLAPSSLGADTVADPPPDAAMLEAAERGLLLHALFERLPEVEPSRRRAAALAWLERSAGLGDASRRERLADDALAVIDDPAFADIFGPDALAEAPIAAVAGDIVVSGTVDRLLVGEDAVRVVDFKTGRVVPDSIDTVPEGHLRQMAAYAAALEVVFPGRRIEPCLLYTSGPRLITLSDQDVAANKPGLPRAEQSLSPSG; this is translated from the coding sequence ATGCCTAAACGTCTCTCGCCCCTTTACCCGCTGACCGGCGAACAGCGCGCGGCGTCCGATCCCGATGCATTGGCCTGGCTCTCCGCCTCCGCGGGCACCGGCAAGACGCAGGTGCTCACCGCGCGCGTCATGCGGCTGCTGCTCTCGGGCGTCGATCCCGCCTCGATCCTCTGCCTCACCTTCACCAAGGCCGGTGCGGCGGAGATGGCGGACCGCATTCATGCGCGCCTTGCCCATTGGGTTCGCCTCAAAAGCCCATTGCTGGCCGCGGAGCTGAGAGCGCTGGGCGAGGCGCACGATCCGGACTCCGTTGAGTATGCCCGCCAACTCTTCGCCCGGGTGCTCGATGCGACGGGCGGGGGCCTCAGGATCCAGACGATCCACGCCTTCGCCCAGAGCTTGCTCGCCGCCTTTCCGGCCGAGGCGCGGATCGTGCCCGGTTTTCGGCCGATCGAGGGGCGCGAGCAATCGCTGCTGATGCGCGAAACGCTGGCCGCGATGCTCGTCGCGGCCGAGGAGCGCGCCGACGGCGCGCTGATCGCCGATGTGCAGCAGCTCAGCCGGAGACTGGGCGAGGAGGGCGCGGAGGGCTTTCTCCAGCGCTGCGCGCATTCGCTCGAGGCGATGGTGGGGCTCGGCGCGACCGAGCTGTTCGGCGACGTGCTCAGGCGGGCGCTGGACGTTCCGCTGGGCGATATCGACGCGGCGATCGTCGAAGCCTGTTCCGACGAGGCTTTCGATATCGCGGCACTACGCAGGATTGCCGCCGCCAATCGCGATTGGGGCACGAAAACGGGTCTCGCCAATGCCGATATGCTTGCGGGTTGGCTGGCGGCAGATGCTGAAACACGGGCGTTGCAGCTTCCCGAATTGCGCGGAATTTGGGCCACGAAACAGGGCGATTTGCGCAAGTTCAGCGCAAAACTGCTCGATTCCGATCCCGAATATGCGCAGCTTTGCACAGAACTGGACGCTGCGGTTGCGGGGTTGCTCGCGCTACGTATCAAGGCGGAGTTTGCCGACTTTGCTGCGGCGGCGTTGCGCGCGGGACGGATGTTTGCAGAGGATTATGCGATCGGCAAGCGCCGGGCGGGGGTGCTAGATTTCGACGACATGATCCGCCTGACCCGCTTTCTGCTCGGTCAGGAGGGGATTGGCGAATGGGTCCGCTACAAGCTCGACCGGTCGATCGACCATATCCTGGTCGATGAGGCGCAGGATACGAACGTCGCCCAATGGTCGATCATCGAGGGGCTGAGCGCCGAGTTCTTCGAAACCGATCCCGACAGCGCCGATGCCGCGCATCGGACTATCTTCGCGGTCGGCGATTTCAAACAGGCGATTTTCGGGTTCCAGGGCACCAATCCGCAGGCCTTCGAAGACGCGAAACAGGCGTTTGCCGCGCATATTGCGGAACGCGAGCGGGAACTGCGCGATCTCAGTCTCGACAAGAGCTACCGATCGTCGCCCCCGATCCTCGAACTCGTCGATGCGGTGATGGACGGGATCGGCGGCGCGGCGATCGGCCTGCCGGGCGGCCTGCGCAGCCATGTCAGCGCGCATGGCGGGCGACCGGGCCGGGTGACCCTGCTCAAGCCGGTGCGCGGCGAGGCCGTCGACGATGCCGATCCGGGCGAGGAAGGCTGGCTCGCCGACGCCAAGCTCGCGCTGGCCCGCAAGATGGCGAAACAGGTAAAGGACTGGCTCGCCGAAGGGCCGGACCAGCTCTGGCTTGCAAGCAAGGGCAGGGCGCTGCGTCCCGAAGACGTGCTGATCCTCGTGCGCAGCCGCGGCGAACTCGCCTCGCTGCTCGTCGCACGGCTGCACGAGGAGGGGGTGCCGGTCGCGGGTGTCGACCGGCTGATGCTCACAGATCCGCTGGCGATCCAGGACCTGCTCGCCGCGTTGCGTTTCGCGCTCCAGCCCGAGGACGACCTCAATTTCGCGAACCTGCTGGTATCGCCACTGATCGGCTGGTCGCAGGATCAGCTTTATCGGCTCGCAAGAAATCGAAAATCTAGTCTATGGAGCGCATTGCGCGATGAAATTGATAATGAGAATCAGGAATTTGCGGGGCTCGGCGACACGCGTCTGGCTGTAAACGAAATACTCGATCAAGCCGATTTTGTCACACCTTATCAGCTGCTCGAATCGATCCTCTCCGGGCCCATCCATGGACGGAAAAAGCTGCTCGCCCGGCTCGGCGAGGAAGCGCGCGATCCGATCGAGGAACTGCTCAACGCCGCCTTGCTGTTCGAAGCCGACAATCCGCCGTCGCTCCAGCATTTCCTCGACTGGTTCGATCGCGGCGATGCCGAGATCAAGCGCGATCCGGCGGCGCCGCTCGATGCCGTGCGCGTGATGACTGTCCATGGCGCGAAAGGCCTGCAGGCGCCGCTTGTGATCCTTGCCGACGCGACCTTCGATCCGGACCTTGCGCGCAGCCGGACCGTCGATTTTTCGGTCGCGGACGACCGCCCTGCCATCCCGCTGCCCCATCCGCGCCGGGCGGAACAGGTCGATGCGCTGGCCGACGCCGTAGAGCGCCAGAAGACCGCCGATCGCGAGGAGCATTGGCGGCTGCTATACGTCGCGCTTACCCGCGCCGAGGAGCAGCTGGTGATCGGCGGATCGCTGGGGCCGCGGAACAAGGACGGCGCGCCGCAAGACAGCTGGTACGCGGCGGTCGAGCGCGCAATGGACAGGTTCGACGGCGACTGGCAGGAAAGCGATCTCTGGCAGGGCGTTAGCCTGTTCGATGGCGCTGCCGTGTCCAAAGCTTCGCCGCGCACAGCGGCCTCCCGGCGCTCTGTGGTCGCCGATCTCGCAAAGCCCGAGTGGCTGGAGCAGCCCGCGCCGCAGGAGGAACGCCCACCACGGCCGCTCGCGCCGTCCTCGCTCGGCGCGGACACCGTCGCCGATCCGCCGCCCGATGCCGCGATGCTGGAGGCCGCGGAACGCGGATTGCTGCTCCACGCCCTGTTCGAGCGGCTGCCCGAAGTCGAGCCGTCCCGGCGCCGGGCGGCGGCATTGGCCTGGCTCGAACGATCGGCAGGACTGGGCGATGCGTCGCGGCGCGAAAGGCTGGCCGACGATGCGCTCGCCGTGATCGATGACCCCGCTTTCGCCGATATTTTCGGCCCCGATGCGCTGGCCGAAGCGCCGATAGCGGCGGTGGCCGGCGACATCGTCGTCTCGGGCACCGTCGACCGGCTGCTCGTCGGCGAGGATGCCGTCCGCGTTGTCGATTTCAAGACGGGGCGCGTGGTGCCCGACAGCATCGATACGGTTCCCGAGGGACATCTGCGCCAGATGGCGGCCTATGCCGCGGCGTTGGAGGTGGTTTTCCCCGGCCGCCGGATCGAGCCGTGCCTCCTCTACACCTCTGGCCCGCGGCTGATTACCCTGTCGGATCAGGATGTTGCAGCGAACAAGCCCGGCTTGCCCCGCGCAGAGCAAAGTTTGTCGCCGAGCGGTTGA
- a CDS encoding endonuclease domain-containing protein, with amino-acid sequence MLSGPKRTIARARRLRREMSPPEIILWRELRKRPGGWRFRRQHPAGPFVADFFCHKARLVIEIDGSSHDMVDRPAKDVRRDRWFSDRKLKVVRIPAQRIFFDLDAVVIQIVEAANSSPSRGGGPRSDGEV; translated from the coding sequence ATGTTAAGCGGCCCGAAAAGAACGATTGCGCGTGCCCGGCGTTTACGTCGGGAGATGAGTCCGCCGGAGATAATCTTGTGGCGGGAGCTCCGTAAACGTCCGGGTGGCTGGAGGTTTCGCCGCCAGCATCCTGCAGGGCCGTTCGTCGCCGATTTTTTCTGTCACAAGGCGAGGTTGGTGATTGAGATCGATGGTTCTTCGCATGATATGGTCGACCGGCCCGCAAAGGATGTCCGACGCGATCGTTGGTTCAGCGACAGAAAGCTGAAAGTCGTGCGGATTCCCGCGCAACGGATTTTCTTCGACCTTGACGCTGTAGTCATCCAAATTGTTGAAGCCGCCAACTCCTCCCCTTCAAGGGGAGGGGGACCGCGAAGCGATGGGGAGGTATAA